One window of Gloeothece citriformis PCC 7424 genomic DNA carries:
- a CDS encoding family 10 glycosylhydrolase yields the protein MGQCWYPQPSQAAINAYCQLTPQEASTKENLLQTALKGNVEAEKDYDALVRKHAELLQRCRNQTWPQEQAIWLRLYPCDVRPGSIDAVLDRIVNKGYNTVYLEVFYDSQVLLPPNDNPTEWDTVVRTPGAENVDLLAETIKKGRERGLKIYAWLFTLNFGYVYSQRPDRQDVLARNGTGQTSVSYVHDQSQGFIDPYHPQAQRDYAQLVNAILKRQPDGVLFDYVRYPRGTGAKSAAGQVKDLWIYGSASRQALYDRALNNKGRALIERYVTQGYITANDIVAVDNLYPEEGSPLWQGRTPPPNEMQSTASARFERLRYELWYLAVAHAAQGVVNFLTMATTPVQRRGLVAGAVFFPDGNQIVGETGFDSRLQPWDKFPPSIEWHPMSYGICGNPSCIVQQVKRVTGMAPQQVKIIPALAGLWGRDYDKRPSLEEQMRAIRSAAPQINSISHFSFSWQEPDIENERRSCQFNI from the coding sequence ATGGGACAATGTTGGTATCCTCAACCTAGCCAAGCCGCCATTAACGCCTACTGCCAGTTAACCCCCCAAGAAGCCTCAACTAAAGAAAATTTGCTGCAAACAGCCTTAAAAGGGAATGTAGAAGCGGAAAAAGACTATGACGCACTGGTGAGAAAACACGCAGAATTATTACAGCGCTGTCGCAACCAAACCTGGCCACAAGAACAGGCTATCTGGCTACGATTATATCCCTGTGATGTTCGTCCGGGTTCGATCGATGCTGTTTTAGACCGGATTGTTAATAAAGGTTACAATACTGTTTATCTTGAAGTGTTTTATGATAGTCAAGTGTTGCTCCCTCCGAATGATAATCCGACGGAATGGGATACCGTTGTCAGAACTCCTGGGGCTGAAAATGTAGATTTATTAGCAGAAACGATTAAAAAGGGACGGGAAAGGGGATTAAAAATCTATGCTTGGCTATTTACCCTCAATTTTGGTTATGTCTATTCTCAACGTCCAGACCGTCAGGATGTACTAGCCCGCAATGGAACAGGACAAACCAGTGTATCTTATGTTCACGATCAATCACAAGGATTTATTGACCCTTATCATCCCCAAGCCCAACGAGACTATGCTCAATTAGTTAATGCTATCCTAAAACGACAACCGGACGGAGTATTATTTGATTATGTACGCTATCCCAGAGGGACAGGAGCAAAATCCGCCGCCGGACAAGTAAAAGATTTATGGATTTATGGCAGTGCCTCTCGACAAGCTTTATATGATCGGGCATTAAATAATAAAGGACGGGCGTTAATTGAGCGTTATGTGACTCAAGGGTATATTACCGCTAATGATATCGTAGCCGTTGATAACCTTTATCCTGAAGAAGGTTCTCCTCTTTGGCAAGGGCGCACCCCTCCCCCTAACGAAATGCAATCTACCGCTAGCGCTCGCTTTGAACGGTTGAGATATGAATTATGGTATCTTGCCGTTGCTCATGCTGCCCAAGGGGTAGTTAATTTTTTAACAATGGCGACTACCCCGGTACAACGTCGAGGATTAGTAGCCGGAGCGGTATTTTTCCCCGATGGGAATCAAATTGTCGGAGAAACCGGTTTTGATTCTCGCTTACAACCTTGGGATAAATTTCCCCCCTCAATAGAATGGCATCCCATGTCTTATGGGATTTGTGGAAATCCTAGCTGTATTGTTCAACAGGTTAAACGAGTCACGGGGATGGCCCCCCAACAAGTTAAAATTATTCCTGCACTGGCGGGGTTATGGGGGCGAGATTATGACAAACGCCCCTCTTTAGAGGAGCAAATGAGAGCCATTCGCTCGGCTGCCCCTCAAATTAATTCTATTAGTCATTTTTCTTTTTCTTGGCAAGAACCGGACATCGAAAATGAGCGTCGTTCTTGTCAGTTTAACATTTAA
- a CDS encoding alpha-amylase family protein, which translates to MKYVKNLWYKNAIIYSLDVETFKDSNGDGIGDFPGLTSSLTYLSGLGIDCLWLLPFYPSPNCDDGYDITDYYSVDPRLGSLGDFVEFMHRARELGIRVIIDLVVNHTSIQHPWFQEARSDKNSNYRPYYVWSENPSESHPDLIAFPTVEDSVWEYDEKAEAYYLHHFYKHQPDLNIGNPAVREEILKIMGFWLELGIAGFRIDAAPFLIQGTGLENVTPEKLQGFLQEMREFMLSRRTDAILLAEANVEPEKIPLYFGKGERMHLLFNFILNQYMFLALARQDKTVLEEGLKLLPEIPSTCQWLNFVRHHDELTLDFLSGSQQEEIFAAFAPEENMQIFGRGVRRRLAPMMNNDRRRIELIYSLLFTLPGTPLLRYGAEIGMGDDLCLHGRTSVRTAMQWTDEFNGGFSTANPDELTRPIISDDEYGYKKVNVAFQERDPSSLLNWFEHLIRTRQQCPEFGRGTWEILETGKSCTFAHCCHWEGATVLAIHNFSDRPCHVNIPLCKGKHLWDLFGDHQYEPSDHSGELCVNGYGYRWFRVDER; encoded by the coding sequence ATGAAATATGTAAAAAATTTGTGGTATAAAAACGCTATTATTTATTCTCTTGATGTAGAAACGTTTAAGGATTCTAATGGGGATGGAATAGGAGATTTTCCCGGTTTAACCAGTTCTTTGACTTATCTTTCGGGTTTAGGAATTGATTGTCTGTGGTTGTTGCCGTTTTATCCTTCTCCGAATTGTGATGATGGCTATGATATTACGGATTATTATAGTGTTGACCCTCGCTTAGGAAGTTTGGGAGATTTTGTTGAGTTTATGCACCGAGCAAGGGAATTAGGAATTAGAGTAATTATAGATTTAGTGGTTAATCATACCTCGATTCAGCATCCCTGGTTTCAAGAAGCTCGCTCAGACAAAAATTCTAATTATCGACCCTATTATGTTTGGTCAGAAAATCCCTCAGAATCTCATCCTGATTTAATCGCTTTTCCGACAGTAGAAGATAGTGTTTGGGAATATGATGAAAAAGCAGAAGCTTACTATCTCCATCACTTTTATAAACATCAGCCAGATTTAAACATAGGAAATCCGGCAGTACGAGAGGAAATTCTCAAAATTATGGGGTTTTGGTTGGAATTAGGAATAGCTGGTTTTCGCATTGATGCTGCTCCTTTTTTAATTCAAGGAACTGGATTAGAAAATGTTACCCCCGAAAAGTTACAGGGTTTTCTTCAAGAAATGCGGGAGTTTATGTTATCTCGTCGAACAGATGCAATCCTTTTAGCTGAGGCAAATGTTGAGCCAGAAAAAATCCCGCTTTATTTTGGGAAAGGGGAGAGAATGCACCTGTTATTTAATTTTATTCTCAATCAGTATATGTTTTTGGCGTTGGCTCGGCAAGATAAAACCGTTTTGGAAGAAGGGTTAAAATTGCTGCCGGAAATTCCCTCGACTTGTCAATGGCTTAATTTTGTGCGTCATCATGATGAGCTTACCCTTGATTTTCTCAGTGGTTCTCAACAAGAAGAAATTTTTGCCGCCTTTGCTCCCGAAGAAAATATGCAGATTTTTGGGCGGGGTGTGCGTCGGCGACTCGCTCCGATGATGAATAACGATCGCCGTCGGATAGAATTAATTTATAGTTTGCTGTTTACGTTACCGGGGACTCCTTTACTTCGGTATGGTGCAGAGATTGGCATGGGAGACGATTTATGCTTGCATGGACGAACTAGCGTAAGAACAGCAATGCAATGGACAGATGAGTTTAATGGGGGTTTTTCAACGGCTAACCCTGACGAGCTTACTCGACCAATTATATCAGACGATGAGTATGGATATAAAAAGGTTAACGTAGCTTTTCAAGAAAGAGATCCTTCTTCTTTACTCAACTGGTTTGAGCATTTGATTCGTACCCGTCAGCAATGTCCGGAATTTGGGCGAGGAACTTGGGAAATTTTAGAAACGGGTAAATCTTGCACCTTTGCTCATTGTTGTCATTGGGAAGGGGCAACGGTTCTTGCTATTCATAATTTTAGCGATCGCCCTTGTCATGTTAATATCCCTCTATGTAAAGGTAAGCATTTATGGGATTTATTTGGGGATCATCAATATGAACCTTCTGATCATTCGGGAGAACTTTGTGTCAATGGTTATGGGTATCGCTGGTTTCGAGTGGATGAGAGATAA
- a CDS encoding glycoside hydrolase family 10 protein yields the protein MVKPSRFLSRQFKIIICFALGLLLWISTLLIPSPNYSLNPSTELRGVWLTNIDSDVLFKPKNLSNAIDTLSQLNFNTLYPTVWNWGYTLYPSQVAKRTIGIELDPAEGLQKRDILKETIKQAHKKGMAVIPWFEFGFMAPADSELAKRHPEWLTQRQDGTTIWWEGKVHQRVWLNPLHPEVQQFITDLVVEIVSKYDVDGIQFDDHFGYPSELGYDPFTVNLYQQEHGGKLPPSNPKDTAWIQWRADKITDYMAQLFRTIKETNPKVLVSVSPNPQKFSLEAFLLDWKTWEEKRIVDELVIQVYRHDNNSFNRELSQPELQEAKENIPVGIGVLTGLKGRHVPMDRIKTQVETTRKQGFAGVSFFFYESLWELAQELPKQRQSALQALFSSPIQRPTVSENRYGNL from the coding sequence ATGGTTAAACCGAGTCGATTTTTAAGCCGTCAATTTAAAATTATAATTTGCTTTGCTCTTGGCTTACTTTTATGGATAAGCACTCTTTTAATTCCTTCTCCCAATTATTCTCTTAATCCTTCTACAGAACTTCGAGGAGTTTGGTTAACTAATATTGATAGTGATGTTTTATTTAAACCTAAAAATCTCTCTAATGCTATAGACACTTTAAGTCAATTAAACTTTAATACTCTTTATCCTACGGTTTGGAATTGGGGTTATACTCTTTATCCTTCTCAAGTCGCTAAACGAACCATAGGAATTGAACTTGATCCGGCAGAAGGATTACAAAAACGAGATATTCTCAAAGAAACCATTAAACAAGCACATAAAAAAGGAATGGCGGTAATTCCTTGGTTTGAATTTGGGTTTATGGCTCCCGCAGACTCCGAATTAGCCAAACGCCATCCGGAATGGTTAACTCAACGTCAAGATGGAACGACAATTTGGTGGGAAGGAAAAGTCCATCAACGAGTCTGGTTAAATCCTCTACATCCCGAAGTTCAGCAATTTATTACAGATTTAGTGGTAGAAATTGTCAGTAAATATGATGTGGATGGAATTCAATTTGACGATCATTTTGGCTATCCTTCTGAGTTAGGCTATGATCCCTTTACAGTTAATCTTTATCAACAAGAACATGGCGGAAAACTCCCCCCCTCTAATCCTAAAGATACTGCCTGGATTCAATGGCGGGCTGATAAAATTACCGATTACATGGCTCAATTATTCCGGACGATTAAAGAGACTAATCCTAAAGTTTTAGTTTCTGTTTCTCCTAATCCTCAAAAATTCTCTTTAGAAGCCTTTTTATTAGATTGGAAGACTTGGGAAGAAAAGAGAATTGTAGATGAATTAGTGATCCAAGTTTATCGTCATGATAATAACTCTTTTAATCGAGAATTATCCCAACCCGAATTACAAGAAGCTAAAGAAAATATACCTGTAGGGATAGGAGTTTTAACCGGATTAAAAGGTCGTCATGTACCGATGGATAGAATTAAAACCCAAGTGGAAACCACCCGTAAACAGGGCTTTGCTGGGGTATCTTTCTTCTTTTACGAGAGTTTATGGGAACTTGCTCAAGAGTTACCTAAACAGCGTCAGTCTGCTTTACAAGCGTTGTTCTCATCTCCCATACAGCGCCCAACTGTCTCAGAAAATCGTTATGGTAATCTATAG
- a CDS encoding SH3 domain-containing protein yields the protein MNYNTQKFQLLGFTVVFSLASAIIPKTVDAAEVQSSPNSNSYRIAQITDNNCRRVDVNTNLNVRRQPGGIVIGVLRDNENVAIIGETDKGWVRINDPIDGYVYATYLNYCSQDQAQAINSPQTQPTQRQPMENRQPMPPQNMQTMQTRQPMPREEGENITTVPGSNCRRILAPNVAVRSVPKGNIVGTLQENENVYIANEGYNGWVPIERPMSGYVSSSNLGYCQGTNSGQMVR from the coding sequence ATGAATTATAATACCCAAAAATTCCAACTATTAGGATTTACAGTTGTATTTTCTTTAGCATCAGCAATTATTCCTAAAACTGTTGATGCGGCTGAAGTTCAATCCTCACCTAATAGTAATAGCTATCGAATAGCACAAATTACTGATAATAATTGCCGAAGAGTCGATGTGAATACAAACTTGAATGTAAGACGGCAACCCGGCGGCATAGTCATTGGAGTATTACGAGATAATGAAAATGTGGCTATAATCGGCGAAACTGACAAGGGATGGGTGAGAATTAATGATCCTATTGATGGCTATGTTTACGCTACTTATTTAAACTATTGTAGCCAGGATCAAGCCCAGGCAATTAATTCACCCCAAACTCAACCGACTCAAAGACAACCTATGGAAAATAGACAACCCATGCCGCCTCAAAATATGCAGACTATGCAAACGAGGCAACCCATGCCAAGAGAAGAAGGGGAAAATATTACCACTGTACCGGGGAGTAATTGCCGTCGGATACTTGCGCCTAATGTAGCGGTTAGATCCGTTCCCAAAGGAAATATAGTAGGAACGTTACAGGAAAATGAAAACGTTTATATCGCTAACGAAGGATATAATGGTTGGGTTCCTATCGAAAGACCCATGAGTGGTTATGTCAGTTCCTCTAATCTTGGTTATTGTCAGGGAACAAATTCAGGGCAAATGGTTCGATAA
- a CDS encoding bifunctional ADP-dependent NAD(P)H-hydrate dehydratase/NAD(P)H-hydrate epimerase translates to MVKEREHLESIVVNGEQMRSIEERIFADSMPVAALMEKAAILCANRIQSLYPLSQISKIGVLVGPGHNGGDALVIARELHLQGYQVNLYCPFPKLKSLTAQHCQYAQNLGIPFYENLEQLYKCELFIDGLFGFGLTRPLDGSIAEDIDLLNQWGQPVISIDIPSGLHTDTGEVLGIAVKATHSLCLGLWKFAYFQDQALEYLGSVERIDFGVPLKDAWAVLGQPPPIQKMTRTLAQRFLPLPRPLLTHKYKEGHLLVICGSYRYAGGAILTGLGARGSGVGMLSIAVPKSLKSMLVNHLPDALIIDCPETPSGAIAELPPLASEFDNYSVIACGPGLTSEAKSIVETVLEAKCPLVLDADGLNNLAQIDPISSLLKRPAPTILTPHIGEFKRLFPNIENPHQDRLKAVQEAAQQSGSIVLLKGARTAIAAPNGCVWLVPESTPALARGGSGDVLTGLIGGLIAQQMTSEQAMERTVATAAWWHSQAGILAAQERTELGVDAFTLSQYLWKVF, encoded by the coding sequence ATGGTTAAAGAACGAGAACACCTTGAATCGATCGTTGTCAATGGGGAACAAATGCGCTCTATTGAAGAACGGATTTTTGCTGATTCAATGCCTGTCGCTGCCTTGATGGAAAAAGCTGCCATCCTCTGTGCGAACCGAATTCAATCCCTTTATCCCCTATCTCAAATTTCTAAAATTGGGGTTTTAGTGGGGCCGGGTCATAATGGAGGAGATGCCCTCGTGATTGCCAGAGAGTTACATTTACAGGGATATCAAGTTAATTTATATTGTCCTTTTCCTAAATTAAAAAGTTTAACCGCCCAACACTGCCAATATGCCCAAAATTTAGGCATTCCTTTTTATGAAAATTTAGAACAATTATATAAATGTGAGTTATTTATTGATGGGTTATTTGGGTTTGGGTTAACCCGTCCTCTCGACGGAAGCATTGCCGAAGATATAGACTTACTCAATCAATGGGGTCAACCGGTGATCAGTATTGATATTCCCTCTGGACTTCATACCGATACCGGAGAAGTGTTAGGCATTGCGGTTAAGGCCACTCATAGTTTATGTCTAGGATTGTGGAAATTTGCCTATTTTCAAGATCAAGCTTTAGAATATTTGGGGTCTGTGGAACGGATTGATTTTGGTGTCCCGTTAAAAGATGCTTGGGCCGTTTTAGGTCAACCCCCACCGATTCAAAAAATGACTCGAACTCTAGCACAACGGTTTCTGCCGTTACCTCGTCCTCTTCTAACTCATAAATACAAAGAAGGCCATCTCTTAGTCATTTGTGGGTCTTATCGCTACGCTGGTGGGGCTATTTTAACCGGTTTGGGGGCCAGGGGGAGCGGGGTAGGAATGCTCTCGATCGCTGTTCCTAAGTCCTTAAAATCGATGCTGGTGAACCATTTACCCGATGCCTTGATCATTGATTGTCCGGAAACCCCAAGCGGTGCGATCGCCGAATTACCTCCCCTCGCTTCCGAGTTTGATAACTATAGTGTGATTGCCTGTGGCCCCGGTTTAACCTCAGAGGCAAAATCGATCGTAGAAACCGTATTAGAGGCAAAATGTCCCCTAGTATTAGATGCCGATGGGTTAAATAATTTGGCTCAAATTGATCCCATTTCCTCTTTATTAAAACGTCCTGCCCCTACGATATTAACCCCTCATATCGGCGAATTTAAACGATTATTTCCTAATATTGAAAATCCTCATCAAGATCGCCTTAAAGCGGTTCAAGAAGCCGCTCAACAAAGTGGCTCAATTGTATTATTAAAAGGAGCAAGAACGGCGATCGCTGCCCCTAATGGTTGCGTCTGGTTAGTTCCTGAAAGTACCCCGGCTTTAGCCAGGGGAGGCAGTGGGGACGTTTTAACCGGGTTAATTGGGGGGTTAATAGCGCAACAAATGACCTCAGAACAAGCGATGGAAAGAACGGTAGCAACGGCGGCATGGTGGCATAGTCAAGCTGGTATTTTAGCTGCCCAAGAACGAACAGAGTTAGGAGTAGATGCTTTTACTTTATCTCAATATTTATGGAAGGTTTTTTAG
- a CDS encoding phosphoglycerate kinase — protein sequence MPKKTIANLSRADVEGKRVLVRVDFNVPLDDAGNITDDTRIRAALPTIQDLISKGAKVILCSHFGRPKGKVVESMRLTPTAKRLSELLGQDVVMCDDCVGASVTEAVNKLENGQVALLENLRFHAEEEGNDPEFSKQLAANADLYVNDAFGTAHRAHASTEGVTHYLSPSVAGYLIEKELNYLQSAIENPQRPLAAIIGGSKVSSKIGVIETLLEKCDKLLIGGGMIFTFYKARGLSVGKSLVEEDKLELAKSLEAKASEKGVQLLLPTDVVVADAFDANANDKTVKIEEIPDGWMGLDIGPDSVKLFQDALADCKSVIWNGPMGVFEFDKFAKGTEAIAYTLETLTGKGATTIIGGGDSVAAVEKVGVADKMSHISTGGGASLELLEGKVLPGIAALDEA from the coding sequence GTGCCCAAAAAAACGATCGCAAATTTATCTCGCGCTGATGTAGAAGGCAAACGAGTTTTAGTCCGAGTTGATTTTAATGTTCCTTTAGATGATGCCGGTAATATTACTGACGATACTCGAATTCGTGCGGCACTGCCAACCATTCAGGATTTGATCAGTAAAGGGGCTAAAGTAATTCTCTGTAGCCATTTTGGTCGTCCTAAAGGGAAAGTGGTTGAGAGTATGCGCTTAACCCCTACCGCTAAACGTCTCTCTGAATTACTCGGACAAGATGTGGTCATGTGTGACGACTGTGTAGGGGCTTCTGTAACTGAAGCCGTCAATAAACTCGAAAATGGTCAAGTTGCCCTTTTAGAAAATCTTCGCTTCCATGCTGAAGAAGAAGGCAATGATCCGGAATTTTCTAAACAATTGGCGGCTAATGCGGACTTATACGTTAATGACGCTTTTGGAACGGCTCACCGCGCCCATGCGTCTACTGAAGGGGTAACACACTATCTTAGCCCCAGTGTCGCTGGTTATTTGATTGAAAAAGAACTCAATTATCTACAATCAGCGATCGAAAATCCTCAACGTCCTTTAGCGGCCATTATTGGCGGTTCTAAAGTATCTAGTAAAATTGGAGTCATTGAAACTCTACTAGAAAAATGCGATAAGCTATTGATCGGCGGTGGGATGATTTTTACCTTCTACAAAGCACGTGGCTTAAGTGTCGGTAAGTCTTTGGTCGAAGAAGATAAGCTAGAGTTAGCGAAATCTTTAGAAGCTAAAGCCTCTGAAAAAGGGGTTCAATTGCTTCTTCCTACTGATGTGGTAGTTGCTGACGCTTTTGATGCCAATGCCAATGATAAAACCGTCAAAATTGAAGAAATTCCCGATGGTTGGATGGGTTTAGATATCGGCCCTGATTCGGTTAAACTATTTCAAGATGCTTTGGCTGATTGTAAGTCTGTGATTTGGAATGGCCCGATGGGTGTATTTGAATTCGATAAGTTTGCTAAGGGAACTGAAGCGATCGCCTATACCCTAGAAACTCTAACCGGCAAGGGAGCAACGACTATCATTGGTGGTGGTGACTCGGTGGCGGCAGTGGAAAAAGTAGGAGTAGCTGACAAAATGAGTCATATTTCTACCGGTGGCGGTGCTAGTCTAGAATTACTAGAAGGGAAAGTTTTACCCGGCATTGCTGCTTTAGATGAAGCATAA
- a CDS encoding universal stress protein yields MFKTVLFPIDQSRETREAADTVANIVKTYNSRLVLLSVVEKTATGEKPADAGVMGSEEQVAKLLQGAQTLFAQQGIEAESIEREGLPSFTICDVADEINADLIIMGCRGLGLTDEGAEESVTSRVINLSPCPVLIVP; encoded by the coding sequence ATGTTTAAGACCGTTTTGTTTCCTATTGATCAAAGTCGAGAAACTCGTGAAGCAGCCGATACGGTTGCCAATATCGTCAAAACTTACAACAGTCGTCTCGTGTTGCTGTCGGTGGTAGAAAAAACTGCCACAGGAGAAAAACCGGCGGATGCGGGAGTTATGGGTTCAGAAGAACAAGTAGCTAAACTGCTACAAGGGGCCCAAACACTTTTTGCCCAACAAGGCATTGAAGCAGAAAGTATTGAAAGAGAAGGTCTTCCCTCTTTTACTATCTGTGATGTAGCTGATGAAATCAATGCGGATTTGATTATTATGGGCTGTCGAGGCTTAGGATTAACTGATGAAGGCGCAGAGGAAAGCGTTACCTCTCGCGTGATTAATTTATCTCCTTGTCCGGTCTTGATTGTGCCTTAA
- the ylqF gene encoding ribosome biogenesis GTPase YlqF has translation MTNSIQWYPGHIAKAEKELKENLKRVDVVLEVLDARIPLASHHPQVGEWIGTKPRILVLNRVDMIPASVQNQWLKWFKSQGETAYFTNAKQGQGIQAVSKAAQAVGVEMNRKRGERGLLPRPVRAVVIGFPNVGKSALINRLLGRKIVASARRAGVTRQLRWVRISDAIELLDAPGVIPSKLEDQNDAIKLAICEDIGEAAYDNQRIASSLIDLLVKLDFFSVLKSRYGVDPLEGTGEDYVYKLAQTRYQEDKERAAVQLLNDFRKGFMGAIPLEFPPTNH, from the coding sequence ATGACTAATTCTATACAATGGTATCCAGGCCACATCGCCAAAGCCGAAAAAGAACTCAAAGAAAATCTTAAGCGAGTAGATGTAGTTTTAGAAGTTCTCGATGCTCGTATTCCTCTAGCTTCCCATCATCCTCAAGTGGGAGAATGGATAGGGACTAAACCTCGTATCTTAGTGCTGAACCGGGTTGATATGATCCCGGCTTCGGTGCAAAATCAATGGTTAAAATGGTTTAAAAGTCAAGGAGAAACCGCCTATTTTACCAATGCTAAACAAGGTCAAGGCATACAGGCTGTTAGTAAAGCCGCCCAAGCCGTAGGGGTGGAAATGAATCGTAAAAGGGGGGAACGGGGTTTATTACCTCGTCCGGTTCGGGCGGTGGTGATTGGCTTTCCTAATGTGGGAAAATCGGCTTTAATTAATCGATTATTAGGCCGAAAAATTGTCGCTAGTGCCCGACGTGCCGGCGTGACTCGTCAACTCCGATGGGTACGCATTTCGGATGCCATAGAATTATTAGATGCTCCTGGGGTTATTCCTTCTAAATTAGAAGATCAAAATGATGCGATAAAGTTGGCTATTTGTGAAGATATTGGGGAAGCCGCTTATGATAATCAACGCATCGCCTCTAGTTTGATAGACTTATTAGTCAAGTTAGATTTTTTTTCGGTGTTAAAATCTCGTTATGGAGTTGATCCTTTAGAAGGAACTGGGGAAGACTATGTCTATAAATTAGCTCAAACTCGTTATCAAGAGGATAAAGAAAGGGCGGCTGTACAACTTTTAAATGATTTTCGCAAAGGATTTATGGGAGCTATTCCTTTAGAATTTCCTCCGACTAATCATTAA
- a CDS encoding toll/interleukin-1 receptor domain-containing protein: METDSSPQVFISYAWRGDSEKIANQLEQAFQNQGITIIRDKTNLGYKGLIKEFMEQIGQGKCILVIISDRYLKSENCMFELVEIAKHGDFYDRIFPIVLEDANIYQATGRLKYIQHWEQQISELESAMKQGNLANLQGITDDLNLYTEIRNNIAQLTNLLKNMNTLTPNLHLQSDFKEIIEAVEARLAQDQPKPAKKSAENNSFKTRMQLMKGLNGIPLEQLEMIMFTLSPPRGIIPPSMTTQGQRVSAFLNWAEGEGGCGLEQVEAVLNEVLNP; the protein is encoded by the coding sequence ATGGAGACAGATAGTTCACCTCAAGTTTTTATTTCCTACGCTTGGAGAGGCGACAGCGAAAAAATCGCTAATCAACTCGAACAAGCTTTTCAGAACCAGGGAATTACCATTATCCGAGATAAGACGAATTTAGGCTATAAAGGGCTGATTAAGGAATTTATGGAGCAGATCGGACAAGGTAAGTGTATTCTGGTTATTATTAGCGATCGCTATCTCAAATCCGAAAATTGTATGTTTGAATTGGTGGAAATTGCTAAACACGGCGATTTCTACGATCGCATTTTTCCGATTGTTTTGGAAGATGCTAATATTTATCAGGCGACAGGGCGTTTAAAGTATATTCAACATTGGGAACAACAAATCAGTGAACTTGAATCGGCGATGAAACAAGGAAATCTGGCTAATTTACAAGGCATTACTGATGATCTTAATCTCTACACCGAGATTAGAAATAATATTGCTCAGTTGACTAATCTGCTGAAAAATATGAATACTCTAACTCCTAATTTACATCTTCAATCCGACTTTAAAGAAATTATAGAAGCAGTGGAAGCCAGATTAGCCCAAGATCAACCTAAACCGGCCAAAAAATCAGCAGAAAATAATTCATTTAAAACTCGGATGCAGTTAATGAAAGGGCTTAATGGAATTCCGTTAGAACAGTTAGAAATGATCATGTTTACCTTATCACCCCCTAGAGGAATTATACCCCCATCTATGACCACTCAGGGGCAAAGAGTATCGGCATTTTTAAATTGGGCTGAAGGGGAAGGAGGATGTGGATTAGAACAAGTGGAAGCGGTACTTAATGAAGTATTAAACCCTTAA
- a CDS encoding AAA family ATPase translates to MEVVIFMGIQASGKSTFYREYFFNSHIRINLDMLKTRHREKILVQACLEAKQRFVIDNTNPTLEDRQRYILPAKAHNFQIVGYYFTPNLEASKRLNQQRSAKQIVPLAGLLSTYKKLIIPSYKEGFDALYSVQIASNYSFIIQEFNGEISSRT, encoded by the coding sequence ATGGAAGTTGTAATTTTTATGGGAATTCAAGCGTCTGGTAAATCCACTTTTTACCGGGAATATTTTTTTAATAGTCATATTCGTATTAATTTAGATATGCTCAAAACTAGACATCGAGAAAAAATTCTCGTTCAAGCTTGCTTAGAGGCTAAACAACGTTTTGTCATCGATAATACTAATCCTACCCTGGAAGATAGACAACGTTATATTTTACCCGCTAAAGCCCATAATTTTCAGATAGTTGGTTACTATTTTACCCCTAATTTAGAAGCTTCTAAAAGACTTAATCAACAACGTTCAGCTAAACAAATTGTTCCCTTAGCCGGATTGTTGTCTACCTATAAAAAGTTAATCATTCCTTCATACAAAGAAGGATTTGATGCTCTTTATTCTGTCCAAATAGCCTCTAATTATTCCTTTATTATCCAGGAATTTAACGGAGAAATAAGTAGTCGGACATAA